Proteins encoded within one genomic window of Amorphoplanes friuliensis DSM 7358:
- a CDS encoding cellulose binding domain-containing protein, with protein sequence MTHHRTSIRRLLAAAFATAAMLVGVVAIGGQSSAQAATPGCGKSPTLRDGTYTIQSGGRARSYILRLPANYSSSQSYRLVVGLHWLNGSANDVVGNGFYGLQQRSNNSAIFVAPQGLDAGWANTGGRDVTLVDDILRVVENDLCVDTSQRFALGFSYGGAMSFALACARPTVFRAVAPIAGANLSGGCSTASQPVAYFGIHGTRDSVLNISSGRAIRDTFVRANGCTAQNPPEPASGSGTHITTAYTGCRAGYPVQWAAHDGDHVPLPTDRNASTSWVSAEVWQFFTQLGSTTPPSNPPSTPPSTPPSTPPPGGATCRAVATVNAWSSGLTADVTLTNTSGTPLNGWTLAFTLPAGQTITGGWNATYAPASGRVTATNVSYNGSVAPGASVSIGFQANHTGNSGAPSSYALNGTTCSTS encoded by the coding sequence ATGACACACCACAGAACATCGATCCGCCGGCTGCTCGCAGCGGCCTTCGCCACCGCAGCGATGCTGGTCGGGGTCGTCGCGATCGGCGGGCAGAGCAGTGCGCAGGCCGCCACCCCCGGGTGCGGCAAGAGCCCGACCCTGCGCGACGGCACCTACACGATCCAGAGCGGTGGCCGGGCCCGCAGCTACATCCTGCGACTGCCCGCGAACTACAGCAGCAGCCAGTCGTACCGGCTCGTCGTCGGGCTGCACTGGCTCAACGGCAGCGCGAACGACGTGGTCGGCAACGGGTTCTACGGTCTGCAGCAGCGGTCGAACAACAGCGCCATCTTCGTGGCGCCGCAGGGGCTCGACGCCGGCTGGGCCAACACCGGCGGCCGGGACGTGACACTGGTCGACGACATCCTGCGGGTGGTCGAGAACGACCTCTGCGTGGACACGAGTCAGCGCTTTGCACTCGGCTTCAGCTACGGCGGCGCCATGAGCTTCGCCCTGGCCTGCGCCCGTCCCACCGTGTTCCGCGCGGTGGCGCCGATCGCCGGCGCCAACCTCAGTGGCGGCTGCAGCACGGCGTCACAACCGGTTGCCTACTTCGGCATCCACGGCACCCGTGACAGCGTCCTGAACATCTCGTCGGGCCGTGCGATCCGGGACACCTTCGTCCGCGCCAACGGCTGCACGGCGCAGAACCCTCCCGAGCCGGCGTCGGGCAGCGGGACACACATCACCACCGCGTACACCGGGTGCCGGGCCGGATATCCGGTCCAGTGGGCGGCCCACGACGGCGACCACGTTCCCCTGCCGACGGACCGCAACGCCTCGACGTCCTGGGTCTCGGCCGAGGTGTGGCAGTTCTTCACGCAGCTCGGCAGCACCACACCGCCGTCGAACCCGCCGTCGACACCTCCTTCCACGCCTCCTTCGACACCGCCGCCCGGCGGGGCCACTTGTCGCGCGGTTGCCACCGTCAATGCCTGGAGCTCCGGCCTGACCGCTGACGTCACGCTCACCAACACCAGCGGTACGCCCCTCAACGGCTGGACGCTGGCCTTCACCCTGCCCGCGGGTCAGACGATCACCGGCGGCTGGAACGCCACCTACGCACCGGCCTCCGGACGGGTGACGGCGACCAACGTCAGCTACAACGGGTCCGTGGCGCCCGGTGCGTCCGTCAGCATCGGGTTCCAGGCCAACCACACCGGCAACAGCGGGGCCCCGAGCTCGTACGCGCTCAACGGCACCACCTGCTCCACCAGCTGA
- a CDS encoding helix-turn-helix transcriptional regulator, with protein sequence MIDRAGLAEFLRRRRQLLQPEDVSLPRGQRRRTSGLRREEVAALCHISVDYYSRLERERGPHPSEQMIASIAQGLHLSLDERDHLFRLAGHKPPLRGSTSEHISPGLLRIFDRLTDTPAEIVTELGETLRQNALGVALTGDLTRYTGPARSIGYRWFTDPAFRARYHPDEHALLGRVFASGLRETVARRGPGSWAAQLQQLLLDRSEMFRTVWDDHEVGVRFNEVKRFVHPELGDLELTCQSLLDPDQSHLLLVYTAVPGSESYEKLELLSVIGSQQIGAGETSHA encoded by the coding sequence ATGATCGACCGAGCCGGGCTCGCCGAGTTCCTGCGCCGCCGCCGGCAGCTGCTCCAGCCCGAGGACGTCAGTCTTCCGCGCGGGCAGCGGCGACGGACCTCCGGCCTGCGCCGCGAGGAGGTCGCCGCGCTCTGCCACATCTCGGTCGACTACTACAGCCGCCTGGAGCGCGAACGCGGCCCGCACCCGTCCGAGCAGATGATCGCCTCGATCGCCCAGGGCCTGCACCTGTCACTCGACGAACGCGACCACCTGTTCCGCCTCGCCGGGCACAAGCCGCCCCTGCGCGGCTCGACCAGCGAGCACATCAGCCCCGGCCTGCTGCGCATCTTCGACCGGCTGACCGACACCCCCGCCGAGATCGTCACCGAGCTCGGCGAGACGCTGCGGCAGAACGCCCTGGGTGTCGCCCTCACCGGTGACCTCACCCGGTACACCGGTCCGGCCCGTTCGATCGGCTACCGGTGGTTCACCGATCCGGCCTTCCGCGCTCGGTACCACCCGGACGAACACGCCCTGCTCGGCCGCGTCTTCGCCTCCGGCCTGCGCGAGACGGTCGCCCGCCGCGGTCCCGGCTCGTGGGCGGCCCAGCTCCAGCAGCTGCTCCTGGACCGGAGCGAGATGTTCCGGACGGTCTGGGACGACCACGAGGTCGGTGTCCGGTTCAACGAGGTCAAACGGTTCGTGCACCCGGAGCTCGGCGACCTCGAGCTCACCTGTCAGTCGCTCCTCGACCCGGACCAGTCACACCTGCTTCTCGTCTACACGGCGGTCCCCGGCAGCGAGAGCTACGAGAAGCTCGAGCTGCTGTCCGTCATCGGCTCCCAGCAGATCGGCGCCGGTGAGACCTCGCACGCCTGA